The genomic region ttatatttattgttgttttttatataaatttcagcttaattttcgcatttgaattttgtattgaatttttggAAGCGCGGTTTGCTGATTGGTCTGTCGCTGAGCACAATGTGATTCGAACTGAATTCGATAGTGAATTCTGTACGATTTTGATGTGTTCCAAGCGAATTCCGCTCGTTTTCTCGAACCGCGAGTTCCAGTTTCAGTATTTCCGCTAAGCCGAACATTTCATTTGTTAGTGCTAAATATACACTGtgagaaattttgtttgaaaacgcTAAATTTTCTGGGTTTTAAAGGAGATTTACATACATGTCTTCCACAGAGCGAATATTGTTCACTGAATAGCTCCAAAATTGAAAggttaaaaattgtaaaataaaagattGTCCCATTCCTCCATTCATACCATAAACACATTAAAAGATAAGCTTCAATCTCAAAAGATGGCTTGATAAACGCGTAAAACGTATTTTACGATCTTCCAGCATACATAATTTGAGAATTGAGATTGAGgaaagaaggaaaaaaaattgttcctaCGTGACTCGAAATTCGGAAGTATGAAtagatttatttaaatgatGTTTTAGAAACTTAGTAAAAAAGGCTTCGTagcctaatgtatgtatgtcataaaCGATCTTGCTTTCACTTGACAATACTGATCTATCCCATTCCCTCAATCATTCTATGAACACAGAAAACTATTTAAATGCTccgaagaaaattatttactttctaTGTACTCGTATTCTTTCACCAGCATCCATTGAAATATGTACttgaaaaattctcaaaatgtTTACATTTTCCCCTTGAAGAACATATGACCAACGAAACGGTGAAATTGATAATGAATTTTTTGCCACACAAGTCTTATCGCAATACGCGAGAATTGTGAATGAAACAAGAGATTAAACGTGAGCTCAGTGAGAACAATAAACTGAAATAGGCAGAAACAGAGAAATTTAGAAGCTGGGAGCATCATTACAAGAACAAAatgtcaaattaaaataaaatgagaaaaatatgtttgtgaTAACGgcataaaatgatttttatgaaTATGGTATATGTAGTATAGTATACGGTCTAGCGGAGCTTTCTGCGTATGATTAATAACTATCTCATTATATGGTAAGATGAAAACTAGTGTCAGTTGTATTCTTATCTGACATCGATGCTTTAAAAGCTTTCGTACGACAAAAAATGGGTTTAAAGCTTTGTGAATGACTTTTTCAGAGCTCTAATActagaaaacatttttgttaatgTATAGAATTAGTTTTTTTCAAGTTTCTGTTCAAGAAGTATTCTGGCGAGCTTTTGTTGTTAGTCAGGAATTGAGATGGTGAGTGAGTTAAAGGATAGGTTACTAAAAACTTTAAGTTCAACAACTAACGAAGCTTTGTGaggatcgtattttttcagaaattcaCTACCAGTTAGCAATTATATACTGAGAGCCACCTTTTCTGgtaaaatttctaaaacttCGCAACGGCTATGGCCTTCGCAACGGCAAACATATTAGCAGCTATAAATAGGCCTTAGTCATACACTTGCTAATTTGTAAAAATCACTTACttaataactaatttaaattgatCTGATAATTCGCTTATCAGGCAACCAATTGAGATTATATATTACGTaggtttatatatataagtgacATAGGAAGTACCATAGATAATAGCAACCGGAGGAAAAAACAAATATAGACAGCCGAGTCCAATAAACAGATAATGTGCGAACTATGTGAAGCTCAATTAATTTccgataataataattatagcaACTTAGAAGCACAATCGTAACAGGTCTACGCTCTTCAAGACCCTATCTATAAGTATATgtccatatataatatatatatgacTGTATGCGTGTGATTATTCAACTTTTGCCTCAACTTGAGTTTATCAAGAACCAAACCAGGCAGCATTTCGCTACTTATAAGTAGCTAAGAAACTGCGATAGCAatagaacacacacacatattaatAAGTATAAATCTTTTCTGAGAAGTGATAAGCACATCTAACATAGGTGTGAATGGATGTCGAAATTTGGAATCAAAACACCTCACTttcacatatgcacatatgaaAGCGTACACAAACGAAAGCTGCtggagtaacaacaacaactcaaaaaCTGTTATCTTTATTATGAACGATAAAGGCTGTACATGTATGTGTCTCCAACAAATATGACCAATCAATTGGCTTATAAAAGACCAACTTATTGCTGTTGCACAATCACAGTATTAACTCAACGGTTGATGCGCCTGCAATAGAAAAGAATAATAAACTCAATTTAATAAGGAAATTAACCAAGCACCAACATGAAGCCGTCAATCACCAGCGTTCTCTTCTTGCTTGTCGCCTTAGCCGGTGTGGCGTTTGCGGCCAATAGCTCGTGGGGTGCACGTAATAGCACGGATATATTATTGTTACGTGAGAGTGTCGTGCGTTCACCGCTTAAAAACGGCTACCAGAGTGTCAACGTGGATTTCCCGAAATCGGTGAGTGCGAAAGGTACTAAAATACTGCTGTAAACACTTCTAATAACTGAACGTTTTCTCTTCCACACTTTCCTTACCACCGCTACAGGGCCAAACCAACACCCGTGCCATTTCGGCTATTCTCGTTATCGATCGTTTTACCAACAGCTCCGGCGCTTATAGCAGCCTTTGGTCCGGCGGTGTCGGCTATCGTTTTGTTTCCCTCAATTTGAAGAGTCAATATAATCGTGGTATTAACTCAACTGTGGAAATTTATGGCAAACGCTAAACGCTAAACGTGCTTCATTGCGCTAGAAAATGTAGcttacgcacatacatacatacaaacaaacatacatatttactgacATAATAGTGTGTGGCAAAAGCGAACTAGTTTTGTAATATGGTACATGCACCATCTGCTGCCTACAAGCAAGTTATGTGTATGTGGCAAGGttttatgtgtatttttatatgGCAATAAACAACAACTCTGATTAGCGTAACTTGCAACTGTTTTGAATTAACTTGGTTCTTTTCTACGGCATCCGCACTAATTGGATATAATAGCTTTTTAATTCGAATATGTGATTTGTGTTTGTAAATGCTTTtgatgtatgcatatacatacatatgtgcaacaTCCAGTTGTGAAAGCATTTTAATTAACTGTGTTGTAGTTATTTTTGTGTTCTTTGGGTTTGTTGGTCGGGAGCGAGGAGCTCCGCCATAATTACATTGTTTCTGAGGAAATAGATCGTGAAAAAAGCGATGAAAATTGAAGGAGGAACAGCTTTTGTAAACCAATTGGATGCTTTTTCTTTGGACCTGTGAAACAAgtgaactgaaattttttttacaaaaataaaatgtagtaaaaaattaaaaagaagataaaatacaaaaattaataataatttaagagCAACCTGAGATCGGTAAGTCGAGTGGAAGAGACGTGGTTGAATTTGATTAAAGGTTAAAAATGGCTTAACTCTAGTTTGTGCAAAATTACTAGTCCTATAGATATACATTGTAACAACATTGTACTTGTAatgtatttgtaattaaattctccgGTAAATCATATTTCAAAAGACTATATTTtcctaagttggtaggactgtccttaattactatgccaaaaaCATGCGGGATCTGTCAATTAATTACCAAATTTTATGTGCGGGATCGCTGTGAATGTTGGAAGAAGCTTAGAGTGATTCAGTTGTATCAAAAACagaagccttcaaagacggttcAGAGCTCGTTGAAGACATTCCTCGCTCTGGACCACCttcaacctcttcaactgatgaaaatattaaaaaggttaACGATATGGTGCTTCAacatcgtcaggcaagtgttaaagAGATGACAAGAGAGATCGACATCTTTCGCGAGTtcgttcaaatgattttggtggatattatGGGTATAAAACTCGACTCTTCTCGATTAAGCtgaattagtttaaaaatttaaatgtaagaAGGTCTCTTCGCACATGCTTGATCATGCAAATTCGTATCCCACATTCGTGGAGAGCATTATTACTACCTCTGAGAGaggggtttatgagtttgacaacaatttttggaatggagggaaaaaaataagccgaaaccaaaaaaaaccacgccaaagcgcTTAAAAATCAAGATCATGTTCATTCCTTTtatcgatattcgtggtttgctGCAGCATTAATATGTTCCGGAGGGAAAGGCGgccaataaggagttctatttggccatatagaggcgtttgcgtgagaatatcCGTCCAAAAcatcggaattgtggaagaacaattcatgcaTTTGACACGATTATAATGCACTATctcatcgagccacgattgtgaccgaatttaaagccaaaaccgcaATGAGTACCATCGATCAAGCACCGCATTCagcagatttggctccgtgtgattttttcttgcttcTCAAACTCAAAATGCCTCTCCGTGGAATCCCTTTTTAGTCAATCGAAGGGATAAATCAAAATTCggtgaaggagctgaaggccatcacaaaaagtgcttatgaaaagtgtttcgaaaatTAGAGAAATCTTTGGCatagtgtattacatctgatggGCATTACTTTGAAGCCaacaattgtaaatattttgcgttttatttactgggtaattttttgtcacaatgttaattttttaatcttatacgATAAAATTAATGCATTTGAGCTTGCActgcttaaaaaataaaaaaaaaaattataaattgtattaaaattaaatcccTCAGCATTCCGAGAGAATAGTGTGCTGGGAAAAGAGCATTATTTTATCAGTCCCTCAGCTCTCCTCTCCAAACTATAACCAAATAATGGATAAGCATTATCTTACCAAAATGATTTTGCAGATTAGTTCTTACTTTGGTATTTAGATTATATCAGCTTTTGCTGACGTCACAATAGAACGTGGGCAGAATAAATAATGCAGATAGTCTGATa from Bactrocera tryoni isolate S06 chromosome 3, CSIRO_BtryS06_freeze2, whole genome shotgun sequence harbors:
- the LOC120770245 gene encoding probable salivary secreted peptide, translated to MKPSITSVLFLLVALAGVAFAANSSWGARNSTDILLLRESVVRSPLKNGYQSVNVDFPKSGQTNTRAISAILVIDRFTNSSGAYSSLWSGGVGYRFVSLNLKSQYNRGINSTVEIYGKR